In one Butyrivibrio proteoclasticus B316 genomic region, the following are encoded:
- the rplR gene encoding 50S ribosomal protein L18 produces the protein MVSKESRQEIRAKKHMKIRKRFSGTAERPRLAVFRSNNHVYAQVIDDVAGKTLVSASTLEKDIKAELKNTDDIDAATKIGDVVAKRALEKGIKAVVFDRGGYIYHGKVEALAEAARKAGLEF, from the coding sequence ATGGTTAGTAAAGAATCCAGACAGGAAATTCGTGCTAAGAAGCACATGAAGATCCGTAAGCGTTTTAGCGGAACAGCTGAGAGACCAAGGCTCGCTGTTTTTAGAAGCAATAATCATGTATACGCACAGGTTATTGATGATGTTGCCGGCAAGACACTTGTATCTGCTTCAACTCTTGAAAAAGATATCAAGGCTGAGCTTAAGAATACAGACGATATTGATGCTGCAACAAAGATTGGTGATGTTGTTGCAAAGAGAGCTCTTGAAAAGGGCATCAAGGCCGTTGTATTTGACAGAGGCGGTTATATCTACCACGGTAAGGTAGAAGCATTGGCCGAGGCTGCTAGAAAAGCTGGCTTGGAATTCTAA
- the rplB gene encoding 50S ribosomal protein L2, producing the protein MGIKKYGPYTPSRRNMTGSDFSEITKSSPEKSLIVSKNSKAGRNNQGKITVRHRGCGGRVKYRIVDFRRNKDDMPAKVIGIEYDPNRSANIALIQYEDGTKAYILAPNGLTDGMTVMNGANAEIRVGNCLPLSQIPVGENVHNIELYPGKGGQMVRSAGNAAQLMAKEGKYATLRLPSGEMRMVPIECRATIGVVGNGDHNLINYGKAGRVRHMGIRPTVRGSVMNPNDHPHGGGEGRAPIGRSGPSTPWGKPALGYKTRKAKKASNKLIVRRRNGKAIK; encoded by the coding sequence ATGGGAATTAAGAAATACGGCCCATATACCCCATCCAGAAGAAACATGACTGGATCAGATTTCTCAGAGATCACAAAGTCATCTCCAGAGAAGTCCCTCATTGTTTCTAAGAACAGCAAAGCTGGTCGTAACAACCAGGGTAAGATCACTGTTAGACATCGCGGATGTGGCGGCAGAGTTAAGTACAGAATCGTAGATTTCAGAAGAAACAAGGACGATATGCCTGCAAAGGTTATCGGAATTGAGTATGATCCTAACAGATCAGCTAATATCGCACTTATCCAGTACGAGGATGGCACAAAGGCTTATATCCTTGCACCTAACGGATTAACAGATGGCATGACAGTTATGAACGGTGCTAACGCAGAAATCCGTGTTGGTAACTGCCTCCCACTTTCACAGATTCCTGTCGGTGAAAATGTACATAATATCGAGCTTTATCCTGGAAAGGGTGGCCAGATGGTTAGATCAGCTGGTAACGCTGCTCAGCTTATGGCTAAAGAAGGTAAGTATGCAACACTTCGTCTTCCTTCAGGCGAAATGAGAATGGTTCCTATCGAGTGCCGTGCAACAATCGGTGTTGTAGGAAATGGTGATCACAACCTTATTAACTATGGTAAAGCTGGTCGTGTTCGTCACATGGGTATTCGTCCTACAGTTCGTGGTTCTGTTATGAACCCTAACGACCATCCACACGGTGGTGGTGAAGGTAGAGCACCTATTGGACGTTCTGGTCCTAGCACACCATGGGGTAAGCCAGCTCTTGGTTATAAGACACGTAAGGCTAAGAAGGCTTCTAACAAGCTGATCGTAAGAAGAAGAAACGGTAAGGCTATCAAATAA
- the rpsH gene encoding 30S ribosomal protein S8 gives MAMNDPIADMLTRIRNANTAKHDTVDVPSSKMKLAIANILLEEGYIKKLDVVEDGAFKNLHITLKYGADRNDKVITGLKRISKPGLRVYAGKDELPRVLGGLGIAIISTNQGVVTDKKARELQVGGEVLAFIW, from the coding sequence ATGGCAATGAACGATCCTATTGCAGATATGCTTACAAGAATTCGTAATGCAAATACTGCAAAGCATGACACTGTTGATGTACCTTCTTCTAAGATGAAACTTGCTATTGCAAACATTCTTCTTGAAGAGGGATATATTAAGAAGTTAGACGTAGTTGAAGATGGAGCATTCAAGAATCTTCATATTACTCTTAAGTATGGTGCTGACAGAAACGATAAGGTTATCACAGGCCTTAAGAGAATCTCAAAACCTGGTCTTCGTGTATACGCAGGCAAGGATGAGCTTCCTAGAGTATTAGGCGGTCTTGGTATTGCTATCATTTCTACAAACCAGGGCGTTGTAACTGATAAAAAAGCTAGAGAACTTCAGGTAGGTGGCGAAGTTCTTGCATTTATTTGGTAA
- the rplV gene encoding 50S ribosomal protein L22, giving the protein MEMEIKHRSKIKRERNRDNKETRPFAKLSYARIPVQKACFVMDAIRGKDVETALAILEYNPRYASSVIYKLLASAVANAENNKGMNRANLYVAECTASNGPIMKRIQPRAQGRAYRINKRMSHLTVILDER; this is encoded by the coding sequence ATGGAGATGGAGATCAAGCATAGATCAAAGATCAAAAGAGAAAGAAATCGTGACAATAAAGAAACAAGACCTTTTGCAAAGTTATCTTACGCAAGAATACCTGTTCAGAAGGCATGCTTTGTCATGGATGCTATCAGAGGTAAGGATGTAGAGACTGCACTTGCAATTCTCGAGTACAATCCTAGATATGCTTCTAGCGTAATCTACAAGCTTCTTGCAAGCGCTGTAGCTAACGCAGAGAACAACAAAGGTATGAACAGAGCTAATCTTTATGTTGCTGAGTGCACTGCAAGCAACGGCCCTATTATGAAGAGAATTCAGCCTAGAGCACAGGGCAGAGCATACAGAATCAACAAGAGAATGAGTCATCTGACTGTTATTTTGGACGAGAGATAA
- the rplE gene encoding 50S ribosomal protein L5, whose translation MSRYKDLYKNEIVDAMTKKFGYKNVMEVPKLDKIVINMGVGEAKENAKLLENAANDMAIISGQKPVITKAKKSIANFKLREGMPIGCKVTLRGDKMYDFLDRLVNLALPRVRDFRGINPNSFDGRGNYALGIKEQLIFPEIEYDKIDKTRGMDIIFTTTAKTDEEARELLTLFNMPFAK comes from the coding sequence TTGAGTAGATATAAGGATTTATACAAGAACGAGATCGTTGATGCTATGACTAAGAAGTTCGGTTACAAGAATGTAATGGAAGTTCCTAAGCTTGACAAGATCGTTATCAATATGGGTGTTGGAGAAGCTAAGGAAAATGCTAAGCTTCTTGAGAACGCTGCAAATGATATGGCTATTATTTCTGGCCAGAAGCCTGTTATTACAAAGGCTAAGAAGTCTATCGCTAACTTCAAACTGAGAGAGGGTATGCCTATCGGATGTAAGGTAACTCTTCGTGGTGACAAGATGTACGATTTCCTTGATCGTCTTGTAAACCTTGCACTTCCTCGTGTACGTGACTTCAGAGGAATCAACCCTAACTCATTCGATGGAAGAGGTAACTATGCACTTGGTATCAAGGAGCAGCTTATCTTCCCTGAAATCGAATACGATAAGATCGACAAGACAAGAGGTATGGATATCATTTTCACAACAACAGCTAAGACAGACGAAGAGGCTCGTGAGCTTCTTACACTGTTCAATATGCCTTTTGCAAAGTAA
- the rplP gene encoding 50S ribosomal protein L16, which translates to MLMPKRVKHRKQFRGSMAHKITRGNKITYGEYGIVALEPCWINSNQIEAARVAMTRFIKRGGQVWIKIFPDKPITLKPLGTRMGSGKGATDRWVAVVKPGRVMFEIGGVAEADAREALRLATHKLPCRCKIVSKADLEGGVSNEN; encoded by the coding sequence ATGTTAATGCCAAAGAGAGTTAAGCACCGCAAGCAGTTCCGCGGTTCGATGGCTCATAAAATTACTCGTGGTAACAAGATCACTTATGGTGAGTACGGAATTGTTGCGCTTGAGCCTTGCTGGATCAACTCAAACCAGATTGAGGCAGCCCGTGTAGCTATGACACGTTTCATCAAGCGTGGTGGTCAGGTTTGGATCAAAATCTTCCCTGACAAGCCTATCACATTAAAGCCTCTCGGAACACGTATGGGTTCTGGTAAAGGTGCAACTGATAGATGGGTAGCTGTTGTTAAGCCTGGTCGTGTAATGTTCGAAATCGGCGGAGTTGCCGAGGCCGATGCTAGAGAAGCTCTTCGTCTTGCGACACATAAGCTTCCTTGCAGATGCAAGATCGTTTCTAAGGCTGATTTGGAAGGCGGTGTATCTAATGAAAACTAA
- the rplD gene encoding 50S ribosomal protein L4, with product MANVSVYNMEGKEVGKIDLSDAIFGVEVNEHLVHMAVLQQLADNRQGTQKAKTRSEVSGGGRKPWRQKGTGHARQGSIRAPQWKGGGVVFAPVPRDYSFKMNKKEKRAALKSALTDKVQNNNIVVVDELKFDEIKTKRFAEVMNNLNATRKALVVLADNDQNVVLSARNLAEANTTLTNTLNVYDIVNARTLVLTKDAVAKIEEVYC from the coding sequence ATGGCTAATGTATCTGTTTACAATATGGAAGGCAAAGAAGTTGGCAAGATCGATTTAAGCGATGCTATCTTCGGAGTTGAAGTAAATGAACATCTCGTACACATGGCTGTTCTTCAGCAGCTCGCTGATAACCGCCAGGGTACACAGAAAGCAAAGACACGTTCTGAAGTTTCCGGAGGCGGAAGAAAGCCTTGGAGACAGAAGGGAACAGGTCATGCTAGACAGGGATCTATCAGAGCACCTCAGTGGAAGGGCGGCGGAGTTGTATTCGCTCCAGTTCCAAGAGATTACTCTTTCAAGATGAACAAGAAAGAGAAGAGAGCTGCTCTTAAGTCTGCTCTTACAGATAAGGTTCAGAACAATAACATCGTTGTTGTAGACGAGCTCAAGTTTGATGAGATCAAGACAAAGAGATTCGCAGAGGTTATGAACAACCTCAATGCTACACGTAAGGCACTTGTTGTACTTGCTGACAATGATCAGAACGTAGTACTTTCTGCAAGAAACCTTGCTGAGGCTAACACAACACTTACAAACACACTTAATGTGTATGATATCGTAAACGCTAGAACACTCGTCCTTACAAAGGATGCAGTTGCAAAGATTGAGGAGGTGTATTGCTAA
- a CDS encoding GTP pyrophosphokinase, which produces MAVKHLDYSNIEFAALAEDIDDIEELEELDGLVDNKDISMNEVERILRMKDQVRDFQILMMKYECALSEVRTKLDVLNKELSLRNNRNPFESIKMRIKTPVSIYKKLRSRNKDFTLENVRNQLSDIAGIRVICSFVDDIYMLADCLAQQDDITVLQRKDYIETPKDSGYRSLHLIIEIPIFLTQEKEYMKVEVQFRTIAMDFWASLEHKMKYKKNIENQEVISDDLKFSADLINQLDLRMQQIREKIDASEDTQ; this is translated from the coding sequence ATGGCGGTTAAGCATTTAGACTATTCAAATATAGAGTTTGCTGCTTTGGCAGAAGACATAGATGACATAGAGGAGCTGGAAGAACTTGATGGTCTTGTGGATAACAAAGACATATCAATGAATGAAGTTGAGAGAATCCTTAGAATGAAAGATCAGGTTAGAGACTTCCAGATTCTCATGATGAAATATGAATGTGCTTTATCTGAAGTAAGAACTAAGCTTGATGTATTGAATAAAGAATTATCTCTTAGGAATAACAGAAATCCTTTTGAATCTATTAAGATGAGGATAAAGACCCCTGTCAGTATTTACAAGAAGTTGCGCAGCAGGAACAAAGACTTTACCCTTGAAAATGTTAGAAACCAATTGTCTGATATCGCAGGAATCAGAGTTATTTGCTCTTTTGTTGATGATATTTATATGTTGGCTGATTGCCTTGCTCAGCAGGATGATATTACTGTCCTTCAGCGCAAGGACTATATTGAGACTCCCAAGGATAGTGGCTACAGAAGCCTTCATCTCATAATTGAGATACCTATTTTTCTTACTCAGGAAAAAGAGTATATGAAGGTTGAAGTTCAGTTTAGAACAATAGCGATGGATTTCTGGGCCAGCCTCGAACACAAGATGAAATATAAAAAGAATATTGAGAATCAGGAAGTTATTTCCGATGATCTTAAGTTCAGTGCAGATCTTATAAACCAACTTGATCTCAGAATGCAGCAGATCCGTGAGAAGATCGATGCAAGTGAAGATACACAATAA
- a CDS encoding class I SAM-dependent methyltransferase → MWLADGWKDYEVIDTSSGEKLERWGDYMLVRPDPQVIWNTEKKHFGWKKFNGHYHRSNKGGGEWEFKNLPEEWTINYKGLTFNLKPFSFKHTGLFPEQATNWDWFSSLIKEANSPIKVLNLFAYTGGATVSAAKAGASVTHVDASKGMVGWAKENAASSGLSDAPIRYLVDDCVKFVEREIRHGNKYDAIIMDPPSYGRGPKGEIWKIEESVFPFIKLSAQLLSDDPLFFLINSYTTGLQPAVLSYMLHTVLDPIHKGSVEAQEIGLPVKSNGLVLPCGASGRWTAQK, encoded by the coding sequence ATGTGGCTTGCAGACGGATGGAAAGATTACGAAGTCATAGATACTTCTAGCGGCGAAAAGCTTGAGCGTTGGGGCGATTATATGCTTGTTCGTCCGGACCCTCAGGTCATTTGGAATACTGAAAAAAAACATTTTGGATGGAAGAAGTTCAACGGCCATTACCATCGCAGTAACAAAGGCGGCGGTGAATGGGAATTCAAAAATCTTCCTGAAGAGTGGACGATAAACTACAAGGGACTTACCTTTAATCTTAAGCCTTTTAGTTTTAAGCACACAGGACTCTTCCCTGAACAGGCAACCAACTGGGATTGGTTCTCTTCATTAATTAAGGAAGCAAACAGCCCTATCAAGGTTCTTAATCTCTTTGCATACACAGGTGGAGCTACAGTATCTGCTGCCAAGGCCGGAGCAAGTGTTACTCATGTGGATGCATCAAAGGGAATGGTAGGATGGGCCAAAGAGAACGCTGCTTCATCAGGGCTTTCCGATGCCCCTATCAGATACCTTGTTGATGACTGCGTCAAATTTGTAGAAAGAGAGATCAGACACGGAAATAAATACGATGCCATCATCATGGATCCTCCTTCCTATGGAAGAGGTCCTAAAGGCGAAATCTGGAAGATTGAAGAATCTGTTTTCCCATTTATCAAACTTTCAGCTCAGCTCCTATCCGATGATCCTCTTTTCTTCCTGATCAACTCATATACAACAGGTCTTCAGCCTGCTGTTCTGTCATATATGCTTCACACCGTTCTTGATCCAATCCATAAGGGTTCTGTCGAGGCTCAGGAGATCGGGCTTCCGGTAAAGAGCAATGGACTTGTTCTTCCATGTGGTGCCAGTGGCAGATGGACAGCTCAGAAGTAA
- the rplN gene encoding 50S ribosomal protein L14, with the protein MIQQESRLKVADNTGAKELLTIRVMGGSTRRYARIGDTIVASVKEATPGGVVKKGDVVKAVVVRTVKETRRKDGSYIRFDENAAVVINEDGTPKGTRIFGPVARELREKKFMKILSLAPEVL; encoded by the coding sequence ATGATTCAGCAGGAAAGTAGACTGAAGGTCGCTGATAACACAGGTGCTAAAGAGCTTCTTACAATCCGTGTTATGGGTGGATCTACAAGAAGATATGCGAGAATCGGCGACACTATAGTTGCTTCTGTTAAAGAAGCAACACCCGGTGGAGTTGTAAAGAAGGGTGATGTTGTTAAAGCTGTTGTCGTTCGTACTGTTAAAGAAACACGTCGTAAGGACGGTTCCTACATCAGATTTGATGAGAACGCTGCTGTTGTTATCAATGAAGATGGTACGCCTAAGGGAACACGTATTTTTGGACCCGTAGCTAGAGAGCTTCGTGAGAAAAAGTTCATGAAGATCCTTTCTCTTGCTCCGGAAGTATTATAA
- the rpsQ gene encoding 30S ribosomal protein S17: MERNLRKTRVGKVTSDKMDKTITVSIEDHVKHPLYKKIVKRTYKLKAHDENNECRIGDTVKVMETKPISKDKRWRLVSIIERAK; the protein is encoded by the coding sequence GTGGAAAGAAATTTAAGAAAAACGCGTGTTGGTAAAGTAACAAGCGATAAGATGGATAAGACCATCACAGTTTCCATTGAGGACCATGTTAAGCATCCTCTTTACAAGAAGATCGTAAAGAGAACTTACAAGCTTAAGGCTCATGACGAGAACAACGAGTGCCGTATCGGTGACACAGTTAAGGTCATGGAAACAAAGCCTATCTCCAAGGATAAGAGATGGAGACTTGTATCCATTATTGAACGTGCAAAGTAA
- the rplW gene encoding 50S ribosomal protein L23 produces the protein MAALQYYDVILKPVLTEKSMNGMAEKKYTFLVNPEANKTQIKEAVEKMFEGTKVAKVNTINAAGKRKRRGMIVGFTAKTKKAIVQLTEDSKDIEIFQGL, from the coding sequence ATGGCAGCATTACAGTATTATGACGTAATCCTTAAGCCAGTTCTTACTGAGAAGAGCATGAACGGCATGGCAGAGAAGAAGTACACTTTCCTTGTTAATCCTGAAGCTAACAAGACACAGATCAAGGAAGCTGTAGAGAAGATGTTCGAAGGAACAAAGGTTGCTAAGGTAAACACAATCAACGCCGCTGGTAAGAGAAAGAGACGTGGCATGATCGTTGGTTTCACAGCTAAGACTAAGAAAGCAATCGTTCAGCTGACAGAAGACAGCAAGGACATCGAAATCTTCCAGGGACTCTAA
- the rplC gene encoding 50S ribosomal protein L3: MKKAILATKVGMTQIFKEDGSLVPVTVLQAGPCVVTQIKTVENDGYSAVQVGFVDKKEKVVNKDKNGNKTIYHRHGATKAEQGHFKKAGVSCKRYVREFKLENAADYALGAEIKADVFAEGDKIDATAISKGKGFQGAIKKNGQHRGPMAHGSKFHRHQGSNGSSSDPSRVFKGKGMPGHMGSVKVTVQNLEVVRVDADKNLILVKGAIPGPKKGLVTIKETVKVVG, translated from the coding sequence ATGAAGAAGGCTATTTTAGCTACTAAGGTCGGAATGACCCAGATCTTCAAGGAAGATGGTTCACTGGTTCCTGTAACTGTTCTTCAGGCAGGACCATGCGTAGTAACACAGATCAAGACAGTTGAGAATGATGGTTACAGCGCAGTTCAGGTTGGATTTGTTGACAAGAAGGAAAAGGTTGTTAACAAGGACAAGAATGGTAACAAGACAATCTATCACCGTCATGGTGCAACAAAGGCTGAGCAGGGACATTTCAAAAAGGCTGGAGTTTCTTGCAAGAGATATGTAAGAGAGTTCAAACTTGAGAACGCTGCTGATTATGCACTTGGTGCAGAAATCAAGGCTGATGTTTTCGCTGAGGGCGACAAGATTGATGCTACAGCTATTTCAAAGGGAAAAGGATTCCAGGGTGCTATTAAGAAGAATGGTCAGCACAGAGGACCTATGGCACACGGTTCCAAGTTCCACCGTCATCAGGGTTCTAATGGCTCCAGTTCAGATCCTAGCCGCGTATTCAAGGGCAAGGGAATGCCTGGTCACATGGGCAGTGTAAAAGTAACAGTTCAGAATCTTGAGGTTGTTAGAGTAGATGCTGACAAGAACCTTATTCTTGTTAAGGGCGCTATTCCTGGACCTAAGAAGGGACTTGTTACAATCAAGGAAACCGTTAAGGTTGTAGGCTAA
- the rpsS gene encoding 30S ribosomal protein S19, which produces MSRSLKKGPFADASLLKKIDAMNAEGQKQIVKTWSRRSTIFPSFVGHTIAVHDGRKHIPVYVTEDMVGHKLGEFVPTRTFRGHAGNSPAERKSSVN; this is translated from the coding sequence ATGTCTAGATCACTTAAAAAGGGACCTTTTGCAGACGCAAGCCTGCTTAAGAAGATAGATGCTATGAACGCTGAGGGCCAGAAGCAGATAGTTAAGACATGGTCACGTCGTTCTACAATTTTCCCGTCTTTTGTTGGACACACAATTGCTGTTCATGACGGAAGAAAGCATATTCCTGTATATGTTACTGAAGATATGGTTGGACACAAGCTTGGTGAGTTTGTTCCTACAAGAACATTCAGAGGACATGCTGGAAATTCTCCCGCAGAGAGAAAGAGCAGCGTAAACTAA
- the rpsJ gene encoding 30S ribosomal protein S10, translating into MANQVMRITLKAYDHQLVDASAKKIIETVKKNGSQVSGPVPLPTKKEVVTILRAVHKYKDSREQFEQRTHKRLIDIITPTSKTVEALQRLEMPAGVNINIKMK; encoded by the coding sequence ATGGCAAATCAGGTAATGAGAATTACACTTAAGGCTTATGATCATCAGCTTGTTGATGCATCTGCCAAGAAGATTATCGAGACAGTCAAGAAGAACGGATCACAGGTTTCAGGACCAGTTCCCCTTCCTACTAAGAAGGAAGTTGTTACTATCTTAAGAGCTGTTCACAAGTATAAGGATTCTAGAGAACAGTTCGAGCAGAGAACACACAAGAGACTTATCGATATCATTACACCAACATCTAAGACTGTTGAGGCTCTTCAGAGACTCGAGATGCCTGCTGGTGTAAACATCAATATCAAGATGAAATAA
- the rpsE gene encoding 30S ribosomal protein S5, whose amino-acid sequence MKRNIVDASQLELTDKVVTIKRVTKVVKGGRNMKFTALVVVGDNNGHVGVGLGKSTEIPDAIRKGKEDATKNLITVPLDENNSITHDFVGKFGSAEVLLKKSPEGTGIIAGGPARSVCELAGIRNIRTKSLGSNNKQNVVYATINGLAQLKTPEEVAAKRGKSVAEVTA is encoded by the coding sequence ATGAAGCGTAATATCGTAGATGCAAGTCAGCTCGAATTGACAGATAAAGTTGTAACCATTAAGCGTGTTACAAAGGTTGTAAAGGGTGGACGTAACATGAAGTTCACAGCGCTTGTAGTTGTTGGTGACAACAATGGTCACGTTGGCGTTGGTCTTGGAAAGTCAACTGAAATCCCAGATGCTATCCGTAAGGGTAAGGAAGATGCTACAAAGAACCTCATTACTGTTCCTCTTGATGAGAACAACAGTATTACACATGATTTCGTAGGTAAGTTCGGCTCAGCTGAAGTATTACTTAAGAAGTCTCCAGAAGGTACTGGTATCATCGCTGGTGGTCCTGCTCGTTCTGTATGTGAGCTTGCAGGTATCAGAAATATCAGAACAAAGTCACTTGGTTCAAACAACAAGCAGAATGTTGTTTATGCAACAATCAATGGCCTTGCTCAGTTAAAGACACCAGAAGAAGTTGCAGCAAAGCGCGGTAAGTCTGTAGCAGAAGTAACCGCTTAA
- the rplF gene encoding 50S ribosomal protein L6, whose protein sequence is MSRIGKMPIAVPAGVTVEVAENNKVTVKGPKGTLTRVFPAEISFSQEDGQIEVKRPDDQKKTKALHGLSRSLLNNMVVGVTEGFEKKLEVNGVGYRAAKNGKTLSLTLGYSHPVELVDPEGVETVVEGQVITVKGIDKEAVGQHAAIIREKRAPEPYKGKGIKYADEVIRRKVGKTGKK, encoded by the coding sequence ATGTCACGAATTGGAAAAATGCCAATCGCAGTTCCTGCTGGAGTAACAGTAGAAGTTGCAGAAAATAATAAGGTGACTGTTAAGGGACCTAAGGGAACCCTTACAAGAGTTTTCCCTGCTGAGATTTCTTTCTCACAGGAAGACGGTCAGATCGAAGTTAAGAGACCTGACGACCAGAAGAAGACAAAGGCTTTACATGGTCTTTCAAGAAGCCTTCTTAACAACATGGTTGTTGGTGTAACAGAAGGTTTCGAGAAGAAGCTTGAAGTAAACGGTGTAGGTTACAGAGCTGCTAAAAACGGCAAGACACTCTCTCTTACACTTGGTTATTCTCACCCAGTAGAACTTGTTGATCCTGAAGGAGTTGAGACAGTTGTAGAGGGTCAGGTAATCACAGTTAAGGGTATCGACAAAGAGGCGGTTGGCCAGCACGCTGCTATCATCAGAGAGAAGAGAGCTCCAGAGCCATATAAGGGCAAGGGAATCAAGTATGCTGATGAAGTTATCAGACGTAAAGTTGGTAAGACCGGTAAGAAATAA
- a CDS encoding type Z 30S ribosomal protein S14, translating into MAKLSMKLKQQMKPKYSTRAYNRCKICGRPHAYLRKYGICRICFRELAYKGEIPGVRKASW; encoded by the coding sequence ATGGCTAAATTATCCATGAAGTTGAAGCAGCAGATGAAACCAAAGTACTCAACACGTGCTTACAACCGTTGTAAGATCTGCGGTCGTCCTCATGCTTATCTTAGAAAGTACGGAATCTGCAGAATTTGCTTCCGTGAACTTGCATACAAGGGCGAGATTCCAGGTGTTCGTAAGGCATCTTGGTAA
- the rplX gene encoding 50S ribosomal protein L24 → MSTSKIKKGDMVKVIAGGEIDKEGKVLSVDKKNGKVIVEGVNKAICHEKPSAKNPNGGIVEREAALDISNVMYLHNGQPTKIGFKVEKDENGKVVKKSRIAKKTGEVID, encoded by the coding sequence ATGTCAACAAGTAAGATCAAAAAGGGTGATATGGTTAAGGTTATCGCCGGTGGTGAAATCGACAAGGAAGGTAAAGTCCTTTCAGTTGATAAGAAGAATGGAAAGGTTATCGTAGAGGGCGTTAATAAGGCCATCTGCCACGAGAAGCCTTCTGCAAAGAATCCTAATGGCGGAATTGTTGAGCGTGAAGCTGCGCTTGATATCTCAAATGTTATGTATCTTCATAACGGACAGCCTACCAAGATCGGATTCAAGGTTGAGAAAGATGAGAACGGTAAGGTTGTTAAGAAGAGCCGCATCGCTAAAAAGACTGGTGAGGTTATCGACTAA
- the rpmC gene encoding 50S ribosomal protein L29, with translation MKTNKYVEELLAKSAEELQTELVSAKKELFNLKFQNATNQLDNTARIKEVRRNIARIQTVITQNAKAAN, from the coding sequence ATGAAAACTAATAAGTATGTAGAAGAGCTTCTGGCTAAGTCTGCTGAAGAGCTCCAGACAGAGCTTGTTTCTGCAAAGAAAGAGCTTTTTAACCTTAAGTTCCAGAACGCTACAAACCAGTTGGATAATACAGCAAGAATTAAAGAAGTAAGAAGAAATATTGCAAGAATCCAGACTGTAATCACACAGAATGCTAAGGCTGCAAACTAA
- the rpsC gene encoding 30S ribosomal protein S3, translating to MGQKVNPHGLRVGVIADWDSKWYAESADFANNLVEDYNIRKFLKKKLYAAGVSKIEIERASDRVKVIVYTAKPGVVIGKGGAEIEVTKKELSKLTDKKVLVDIKEIKKPDKDAQLVAENIAQQLENRVSFRRAMKSCMSRTMKTDALGIKACCSGRLGGADIARSEFYSEGTIPLQTLRADIDYGFAEADTTYGKVGVKVWIYKGEVLPTKAGENSDKEGSDK from the coding sequence ATGGGACAGAAAGTTAATCCTCATGGCCTCAGAGTTGGTGTTATCGCTGACTGGGACTCAAAGTGGTATGCTGAGTCTGCTGATTTCGCCAATAATCTGGTAGAAGATTACAATATCAGAAAATTTCTGAAGAAGAAGTTATATGCAGCTGGTGTTTCTAAGATTGAGATCGAAAGAGCATCAGATAGAGTTAAGGTTATCGTTTACACAGCTAAGCCTGGTGTTGTTATCGGTAAGGGCGGTGCTGAAATCGAAGTAACTAAGAAGGAGCTTTCAAAGCTCACAGACAAGAAGGTTCTTGTTGACATTAAGGAAATCAAGAAGCCTGATAAGGATGCACAGCTTGTTGCAGAGAATATCGCTCAGCAGCTCGAGAATCGTGTATCATTCAGAAGAGCTATGAAGTCCTGCATGAGCAGAACAATGAAGACAGATGCACTTGGTATCAAGGCATGCTGCTCTGGCCGTCTTGGCGGTGCTGATATCGCTCGTTCAGAGTTCTACAGCGAGGGAACAATTCCTCTTCAGACTCTTAGAGCAGATATCGATTATGGTTTTGCTGAAGCAGATACAACCTACGGTAAGGTTGGTGTAAAGGTATGGATCTACAAGGGTGAAGTACTTCCAACTAAAGCAGGTGAGAATTCAGATAAGGAAGGGAGCGATAAATAA